One Ranitomeya variabilis isolate aRanVar5 chromosome 4, aRanVar5.hap1, whole genome shotgun sequence genomic window, aaaatgtaaaaaaaacaaacagtacatactcaccatctgatgtccgtcaggtcccccggcgtccgcttcccacactgagcgccgcaaagtgaaagtgaaagcacagcggtgacgtcaccgctgtgctctgctctcactgtacggcggcgctcagtcagagcaggaagcagacggcaagggacctgacggacatcagatggtgagtatgtactgtttgttttttttacattttacgctggtaaccagggtaaacatcgggttactaagcgcggccctgcgcttagcaacccaatgtttaccctggttacccggggacctcggcatcgttggtcgctggagagcggtctgtgtgacagctctccagcgatcaacagcaacgctgcagcgatcggcatcgttgtcgatatcgctgcagcgtcgcttagtgtgacggtacctttagtttttgGCCATAAATCTTCCATAAAGGTTACTTCTGACCAGACTTCGCCGAACTGTAGGTAGCTGGCAGCAGCCAGTGCGACTTGGCTACACCTATGAGATGATATCACTGCTGGACATGAGATTTTGAAGGGAAGCATGATGTGTCTTGTTTGCTGCAGTTTCCTTGTCCAGTCCAACCACTTTGTCTACAGTCTTCAACGTTGCCCATTTCTTGATCTCCCAAATGCGGAAAAATACAGACCAATACTTATCCATCATATTAAAATCGGTGGTGTCTTATTGGCTCCAAATTTTGCAACATGACCGTGACCCAAAACATTAAGCCATGAAAATGATGATAGGGCCAAACACAGTCTTTATCTTATCATCATTGAGTCCATCTGTTATATGAAGAGAGAAAGATTTGGAACAACCTTCATACAGATTTagtttagtttattttttttaaccatgttcaagtGTACCCAGAAGAATTAAGGCTTTAACTCAGTTCTGTTGACACATGAAATATTGATATGATTTAGATTCTCATTTATTAATTCTCTCCATTTTGTTGAAAATATACATTTCAAATTCTCAATTGATTCTAcctttgcaggatttttttttccacacctgcttaAAATTTTCTATAGTACCATATGTAAGTGAGGAAACCTCAGTGCATCCTTATTATGGTCAGAGGCTCAGTGCACCATTTGGACACCTCAAAATTTATGCACCACTCCATCTTGATTGATAGCACTCAATTTGGAGTTACTCCTGTGTGCTGACCTGGGGATTCAAACCAGTTTCAGTAAAGGTGTGCTGTGTTGCCGCTCACTGCACACCAGATCACCCAGTAGAGCGCCGCCAATGCTGGCAGGAGAGAGTGATACGAGTATGCATATACCGACGCTGTGCGTGCGCATGCTTGACCCCTGCACTGTCAAAGCAGGTGTATCTCCGTCTCCAGTCGGCAGCCTCCCACTACTGTGCAATCCTGTGTTCAGTGAGCGGATAATGCAGATGGAAGAGGGGTTGGAGCATGCGTATCAGCACCAACCGTGCTAAGGGAACTAGTATTGAAATCATGCAGGGCACCAAAGAGCGCGGTCAAACAATGAGAGGAGGTGGTGAGGAGGATTGAAATTGAGGGAGTGCAATACTGGACCGAGTCTTTGACCACACCAAGGGAGCTCTGAGGTCCCCTCATTTACATGTGTAATATTTTACATAAAATATTTATGAAGTTAGCAAAATCTGTACTACAGTTAACATTCGTATAGGGAATGTTACTTTAATTTGAGTTTTTGGGGCAACAagctttatttcattttttttttttgtttctatcaTCTAAGATAGCCAGTATGAAAATTGATCATTTTAATTTGGACTACATTAAGACTTAAAGCTAAGCTTTGCacctacagtggagaaaataagtatttgattcactgacaattttgcaacttttcccacctacaaagatttgagaggtctggaatttttattgtaggtacacttcaactgtgagaaacgatctaaaaataaaaaccagaaaagccattgtatgatttttaaatcattaaatagcattttattgcatgaaataagtatttgatcacctatcaacAAGCAAGAATTATGGCTCTCAGACCTgacagtttttctttaagaagcccttgtactctgcactcattgcctgaattaattgcacctgtttgaacttgttaccttttATAAAACACACAATGAATCACTCTCCAACCTCTCCGCCAtgtccaagaccaaagagctgtgtaaggacacaagggacaaaattgtacaaggctgggatgggcaagcagcttggtgagaaggaaacaactgttggaacaattattagaaaattgaagaaacacaagatgattgtcaatcttccttggtctggggctccatataATATCTCGCTTCATGGGGTAAGACTGGGGACACactgcgttatggcagtccgttagacagactgtgttacaccgcggcataccacagcagtctgttaacgctgccattaacccctattatcgggtgcatcgccaacgcatgccataatcggcatgcgctaacgatgtgccgtcattcagtgatGGAGCctcggacgtgggctgcagcgtctgAGGCTCAGTCACAGttagcacagatgaatcatctgcgctagcggtatagAATAACGCGATAACTTGTATGCTttagcgttaacgcagcccgtcaacgctttgtgttgaacgggctgctttaatgcagtatgaacctggcctaacaaggattctgagaaaggtcaggaatcatcccAGACCTACATGTGAcaatctggtcaatgacctgaagagagctgggaccacagtctctaaCATTAGTAacccactacgccatcatggattaacatCCTACAGGGCACGCCAGGACCTCCTGCTCACGGCAGCACATGtcgaggcccatttgaagttcaccaatgaccatctggatgatctacatgaagcatgggagaaggtcatgtggtcaggtgAAACCAAAACAAAACTTTGTCATCAACTCCTCGTCGTGTTTGGTGGAAGATAAAggagtacaacctcaagaacaccgTCCTAACCATGAAGCATGATGGGGAAAACTTACTCTGGGGGTGTTTTTATGCAAAGGGGACAGAATGACATCACCGTATTGAAGGCAGGAGTGATGGGgtaattgttatggacctggtggttaggtgcacccggaatgacctgatagttatacacggaatcgggactagctctggggaagtgggaactctgctgaccgcaaaccctactcctattacacacactagaaatagccgtggagcgtgcctgactctgcctagacgcctcttcacagcctaagagctaactacccctaaagatagaaaacaaagcctcaccttgcctcagagaaattccccaaaggtaaaggcagccccccacaagtattgactgtgagttaagaggaatacacaaacgcaggaatgaaataggtttcagcaaaggaggccagtctaactaaacagattgaggataggaaagagatctttgcggtcaacacaaaaaactacaaataaccacacagagtgtgcaaaaagactcccgcaccgactcacggtgcggtggtgccactctgcacccccagagcttccaactagcaaggaaatatcatggttgcaagctggactagaatttagcaagaaaacaatgagcaaaaaataaacaagctggaacttagcttctgctggaatagacaggtccacagaaaggtcccagagagatctgaaccaatgctaagacatcgacagctggcaaacactaacgatctgagtggagttaaatagagaaaccagtctagcaacaaatgaggagcaggtgaggaaggcacctcaatggctagtagctccactcacagccaccagagggagttcacagacagaactcgccgaagtaccattcatgaccacaggagggagttcgagaacggaactcacaacaggtaATGTATCGcgatattttggccaacaacctcctttcctcagaaatagcattaaaaatgggtcatggatgggtcttacagcatgaccatgACGTGAAATACACAGCCAGGGCCACTAAGGAGTGGCCctgtaaaaagcatttcaaggtcctggagtggcctagtcagtctccagacctgaacccaatagaaaatctttggagggagctgaaactcaatgttgtcaagagacagccccaaaacctgaaagatctgtatagaagagtgggccaaaatccctggtgcagtgtgtgcaaacttggtcaagaactaaacATCTGACCTCTGATATTAAAAACAAAGTTTTCTGTGCCAGATAATAAATTATGTTTTTCTACAGTATCAAGTACTTATTTCACGCAAtagaatgctaattaattatgtaaaaatcatacaattgtgattttctggatttttatttttagattctgtctcagagTTGAATTGAGGgaatccaaaaaatggaggcagcacaccattagtagTGGAAAAAAAAGCAGGAAATAGTTTTATTAGCCCATAGTACTGTTGAATTGTACCTAtgataaaattacagacctctccattctttgtaggtgggaaaagttgcaaaaaaaacggcagtgtatcaaatacttattttatccaCTGTGTTCCTTTTGGGCCATAGATTTGGTTTTTGTTCCTACTGTTCGGTGTTCGCGACAAATGTTAAATTTGTTTAATGTTTTTCCCCACGTCTCAGTATGAGGAAGTGCTGACATTATTCTCTACATGAAAGTTTATCTAACAAAACTTTAAATGTAGTGTTTATATTTGCAATAATATCTACCTCGACGTTGGATGGGTTAATGAAAGCACTGAATCTAGAGAAGTTGTcctgtttattaattttttttttctttttttttttagatgctgCACTAAAACATACTGTTTCTTTCCTCACTAAAGGAGACTTGCCACCAAGGGAAGTTGCATTAGGCCAACATTCTGCAGATTCCTTAAAATCACAGAATGATAAACTGGAAGAGGCTGCACAGTTGTCCTTCAGTGATGATCACAATTTGGTCTCTGGGCTAACCACCAAaaatggtctttcacaaaatgcatCGGAGGATTACAGTTTACCTCAAATCATTTTACACTCATCAGGTTTTTCATTTGTGATGGAACAAAATGTTCATGACCCTCATAAAGAGAGTGCAATGAAGTTGTCTAATAATCTTGATTCTCTTAATGAGCAAAAGACACCATCTCACAACAGCACATTAAATGGTCCAGAACACCTGCAGCAAATACTACCGGGTGCTAATGCAAGTACGTTATTACTGGACACAGAACCTCATAAATCATCGGTTCCTCAGGTAGAGAACACTGAGCATAAACATTTGCAGTCACACAACTCCATGAATGTAATACGAACACATCGGCAAGAAGCAGCTCCCTCTTTACAACCCGGCATAACCTTCCATACTGTAAATAATTGCTTCCTATCAGACTATCCAGCATTACCTACTAGAGTCAATCGCAAAACCAAATCTGGCCTTGTTCCAGTAGAAGAGCCACCTTCAAAACAGAAAAGCATCTCTCAAAACAGAAACAAATATGAACAAGAGGAACTATCCAATGGAAGAGATGTTCAAACTGAAAATACCATTGAAAAAGCATCACAAGATGAAGCAACCATTTCTACACCTACAAGTGACCCCCCAAAAACGAATGAGCCATACGTGCCTGGCACTAGGCAATCCATGCTAATGTCATCAGATGTACAAAAAACAGTTACGACACATTCAAGCCAAATAAATACTGAAAATAATGTTTACCCATCAGCCTATCCAGCATTACCAACTAAACGCAGTCTCAAAACCAAATCTGGCCTTGTTCCAGCAGAAGAGCCACCTTCAAAACAGAAAAGCATCTCTCAAAACAGAAACAAATATGAGCAAGAGGAAGCATCCAAAGGAAGAGATGTTCAAACCAAAAACACCATTGAAAAAACTTCACAAGTAAAAGCAACTATTTCTCCATCTACAATTGATCCTACGAAAACTGATGATCCATATGTGCCTGGCACTGAGCAATCCATGCTAATGTCATCAGATGTAGAAAAAACAGTTGATACACATTCCAGCCAAAGAAAGCAAGACAAACCCATTCTTCAAAAAAAGCAGGTAGAAGACTTTTCAAATCCCGAAAGGATTGTATATCCCCTGCAAGAGACACCCATGCAGCAAGAAGCTTCTGTAGAACAAAGCAAACCTCCAAACAATTTGGAAATTACACCAGAAGAAGAAGACATGTTAACGTGGCAAACCAGTAACAGGCAGGTCTGCTGCATACTATAAATCCCAATATAAAGACTGAATCAAATTGTAATAAAAGTTTTACAACAGTTACTACACTACATGGTACGCTCACAGCCATTGTGAGAATTTTTTTGTGATGTGTTTTATGGACACTTaatttttaaagtaaaaaaaaaaaacacatctgctGTAGTGTCATTACTTACAATTTTACTTACATTCCATATTGGCTAATAAATTCTATCTCACATTTGTCACTTGGTCTGGTTTGGGCAGCGATACTGAAAGACGCTCTTTGAAATTCTCTTATTCAAGGCTTTCCCACGTTCTCGGCAACAAGCACGGTACGACGGTTCTTCATATAATGTAGTAGCAATTTCAAATTCTGAGTCGTAAAGAACAAAGGTCTGTGCTTTACATTTGAAGCCGAATAACAAGCTTAGTTTTCTGGACATACTGGTCAAAAAGGGATCATATATGAGATCAGAGACCTCTACTTTCAGGAAGCCAACAGCCACAAATTCTTTGCTCAAATGGGAGAGTAATCATCCAaaacccctcaaaaaaaaaaaaaaaagaatccccaAGGCTCCATATCCTAGGATACATAGGAATTGTTCTGATAATCGAGTTTATAAGACAGGTGGGAGAATTAAGGGCAAGATGAGTGAGAGGGGACAACACAAGAGAATCCTTAACTCCctcacccccaagcctgtttttaccttcctgaccaggccaaatgttacaattctgacaAGTGGCACTTTTGAGATAACTCTGGGACACTTCAACATCCCAGTGATTGAGACTGTACTTCATGACAATGGTAAACTTtggtcgatatgacttgcatttataaaAATTGTGAAGTTTTTTCTTTAAGCTTtctaacttaatttttatgcccctaaaacaGATTATACACAAAATTGATAATTAACATTTACCACATATCTTCATGAGCATACTTTTTAAACTATTGTTACAAAGGtagaatggttaaaaaaaaattggggggggggggaggaagggACACCAcatatgaagtgactttgaggggcctatgtggtgACAGACACTATCACTAAAGTGACATTTTtttaaagtcctcaaaaccacattcaagaagtttaaccctttgctttaattcctgtaaagcacaatGTAGAGGGAGTAAACTTAACATTATTATTCcgacaaaaatgttgcttttgccccaatttttttttattttgataacggAAGCACGAAAAAAAATTGACcataaaatatgttgtgcaatttctcctgagtacacagacacCCCCATACGTGGGGGGAACATTACTGTTTGGGAAAAAGGcagcatgttggctcagtggttagcactggggtcctgggtttcccACAAaactacatctgcaaggagtttgtatgttctcaatgGGTTTGCATGGGCTTCCTCCTACACtcctaagacatactgatagggaaattagattgtgagccccaatgggtacaGCAATAATAATATCTTTAAAGCGTTGTGGAACTAATGACGCTATATAAAAGCGAGTAGAATAAAAgtaacttttggagtgcaaaattaactggaatagaTAGGGAACACCATTTCATGTTTCTGGAACCACTGATGACCCTATACAATGCAAACACCCAacaatgacaccattttgtaaGCTAAAACCTCGAGGAATTTAAAAGGAGCGTGGAGCACCTTGAAGCCaaatgattttcaggatttttagaaCGTGGAGCCGTgaagaacaacaaaaaaaaaaatacaataatccCTATAAATGTTTTTGCACTAAGTTctcatttcacaagggtaacaggagaaattgcataacaaattatagtGTCCATTTTCTCGTGAGtagaccaataccccatatgtggtggaaaactatggCAGTGTTTGgaggggaaggagcacagtttgaattTTAGAGCCTCATTTTAGctggtactgcttagccacacagcgagaatCAGGAGGGAAGGAGCTCTATTGTAACATACTTGCTGGTGCCCCTGCCCAGTTCTCCTTCCCGCTCCATGAAGAGATGTAGAGGCCATTGTCACCCTCCCGTAGCCCAAGTGAAGTGCACTAACTTCTGGCCGTGCACCAAAGTGCATGCGCTTCACTGCTCTTAAATGTCCAGCACACAGCTGCAAAGATGTTAAGATACCACCAGCCAATAGCTAGGCGGCATCTTGTCTATTGGGgaaggttttgttttgttttttttacaggtgcCTAAGCAACGTGCATTTATTAGTCTCAGTGGAACTAGTGAGTTCCTAGGTCCTGATCATCTTCCCATGGTCCGTGTCAGGCCGGGGCCCGAACCTCTTCCCCTGGCCCGTGTCAGGCCGGCGCCTGAATGTGTACTCCGTATTTCCTGACTGCTAAAATCAGTCTCTGAATCCAGTCCAGTCTGACTCAGTGTCAGTATCCTTCCTGCCGGAAGAGTAGTCTGAACAGAACCAGAGTtgaggcttgtgcacacgctgcggattccattgcggaattttccgcagcggatttcataaatccgcagtgcaaaaccgctgccgtttttactgcggatttatcacggtttctattgcggtttcttctgcgggctTTCAccagcagatttctattggagcacatgtaaacccgcagcggaatccgcacaaagaattggcatgctgcggaatataaaccgctgcgtatccgcgcgtttttttccgcagcatgtgcactgcggatttcgtttcccataggtttacattgtattgtaaactcatgggaaaccgctgcgaacccgcagctgtggaaacgcggttccgcagcatgtgcacatacccttaatgtcagCAAAATTGACCCTTTGTGTCAGCAGCCGCAGTGCAGGGGACTGACtaggagtggcacctggcgtttacctgcagctcaagcctgactccaccatcaggagctccagtgaacagcaGGCAGCTTCCTAGCTACGCCACTTCCTACGTAAACCTGGCACAGTGGGTCCTcaagccatttgcaccacctgctggCGTGACCGCTTTATGACTCAGAGGATATATTttcgtagatatatatatatatcaaactaGTCTTAGTGCCAGAATAGCAGAGACCACACCTTTAAaaatacacccctctgggaatttatctacaagtgtagtgaccgCTTTTACTCCATGGttgtttccagaaacaagcagcagtggatattgcaGAGTGCAAATTGCAAATCTGCCTTTGTAGATCCCAATACTTTGtgccatgcttctggagacatgcactggATAAATTAAGTGCGCTCTCATCACTACCGAAATGCCAAACCTGGGGACACCAAATGTGGTTTACTTAAAACttattgggagcattttacataaaatttgggttcacatttatccttgtctctacactgagcacttatatcagaatttccatctaaatctctgaacaaCGTGATTTGTTCAGCTATTCTGTTTGAGACATACACAACTGTAGCTAATCGCgcttgcatgcctaaaaagacagttAAAAGATATCAACGGAACATAGGCCAGATATGAGGCAGGTGGAGAAACTGGATTCTAACAGGAAATCTTCCATCTAGGTTCTGCCAATCATATATTTCATAGGTTTTCATGTAAACCTCAATGTAAGTACACAATGTAGAGTGCAAAATAAATGTGAACAGacgcagaaagaaaaaaaaaattaagagcagGTGCAGAATTGGATTTTGTACGTTGCTTATGCAGTatgagtgattagacaactttattgtcATGACTCGGCTGTCGGGTGAACCAGGGGTTCCTTCCACGCCGTGCACCACAGGAGCACCACTCAGACGAACGAACAAGGCTACACGAACAAGAGCAGCTGAAAATACGAGGTATACAAATATTCACTCGCATAACAGGAATGCAGCGGGGAGTGAAGGATGGAGAAAAACCAAAGTATGAGGAGGAAAGGGAATTGTCACACAcaactcctccaaactcctcataTAACCACCAAAACACCCCTCCAAGCCATGTAGCATAAGCCATTTCTAACGATCGTTTTCAATCAAGACCCAGTTTATATAGGGGATGggtgtggctaactgagctcagctgagagcccagACTCCCAGAGTTCCCAACAtgacgattaacccctgttctgccaaaagaaattaacaccatttaaaaagaaggtgcagtgcttttcagcgcaggagtaggagcaatcatgcTGCAGTATTCTGGTTCCATTATGTTGTGGTAACACTGTGGAAGATTGTTATTGGGGTTgtacttcctccaaacatggcgagtagcattgataccaaaaagttttattttggtcttatctgaccacatgatcttctctCATGGCTCTGGATCATTCAAGTGgttattggtgaacttcaaactggCCTGGACCTGTGCTAGCTTCAGCAGGAGTTTACTTCATGACAGAGTATTGTGTTACTAATGGTATTGTTTGAGACCGGACCCAGCTCTCTTTAGGTAATTGACCAGGTCCTCATGTAGGTCTGGGCTAATTCTTGACCTCAGAATAATTCTTACCCCATgagatgagattttgcatggaaCCCCAGACTGATGAAGATTGTCATTTTTTGTTTCTTCCATCTTCTAGTAATTCTGCCAACAATTGCCTTCTCAATgctctgcttgcctattgtcctgtagcccctcccagccttgtgcaagtctacaattgtCCCTGGTGTCTTTAGCTATTTGGTTTTTGCAATGGTGAAGAGGTTGGAGAGTGATTGATtgtttgtggacaggtgtcttttatacaggtaaccagttcaaacaggtgcagttaatacaggtaacgagtgcagagtaggaggacttaAAGAAAAACGAATAAATCTGAGAGCCAAAATTCTTGGTGTTCCTACAATAAGAATTGCAGACCTCACCATTCCTTTTATGTGGGAAAGTGTGCAAAATTATCAGTGTATCCAATACTTATTTTCAGCACTGTACCCATTTTTCTCTCCCTCCGCCCCTTGATATGGAAGTGAAGGTGAATTGTAAATGGCTGTTCtggtagcaaccaggcaacccccacatatacttatgctggctaacagatgtaaatcattcagctgcggcgatgaaaactaaatctccgagcactaaataatactctgaggtcacctgagcgtgctcgtgaAATCTCGAGAAatgtgtatattcgctcatcactaatcagcattTGTCGACCTCCCAAGATTGGGCTGCATTCCCAGCTCATTGCTGTTGTGCACTTTAGCCCCTTCATAAAGCACATCTCCGCTGCTACAAGAGTGTCATTGTGCTCTGCTCGTCTTTTTCAACAGGCACCCACAAACATCTCTAATATGCCTGGCCCCCCGGCAAGTAGCGCTCTCTCCCAGAGCGCACCACAAGTTTTGCTGGGAGCCCGATGCTAAATCACTTGTAGACGACGTGCTTCTGTCtcagggtttcgtacgtagcagagcagctcccctcgctgtgatctattgaaagtcatcccccaAGACAAGCTTTTGTCCATCCCAACAGGGTCTCAACTCTGACATGAATTCCCCCCTCCCAGCGCAGGGGGAAGTGGGAAGCCATTCGGGGTGCGGAAACCACAGCCGGACGCACAGGGGACTGATCAACCCCTGGACCGTAAAGCTGATGGCTTCTGGGCCAGCGACAAA contains:
- the LOC143770142 gene encoding uncharacterized protein LOC143770142 isoform X1 — translated: MDEILKSEIFVVVHGKTEGVSFEEFGGLFRQVHGYYLNLSSYGYTSMRALLNDMNDLVEVKTINKQPMIRCKSPTRHHVVVSNVNTLPQSKEPVPEQPTVPLPTSRPPPGPADKKTDQAQPAPLLQQKAVKVKSTNPATGKKSKETIKPQPHSPAVKHTNSPQPGSSSHGNTAKSHRFPANHKPPTAKPVPAAPTVNATTKKVSKTKPQNSTFLKPKTSTKIPPRFPNVSSAIQNKKAGLLPTPGTFVNGSPFYTNCMPMVAHAGTKPNVSYASACKSNLNTNQFNHGGQQFPPNNVRFVVNPGVNSSNVPQFSNVPQFSNVPQFSNVPQSSGAEHRPSIQPGSVIKQNIEQLLSQYDGGLSVFQLQKLYLTKFRQPLKFRGSVTLKHLLVELKDVVKTEGVGVQMLVYPGSARRNPSMPAKGDQDAALKHTVSFLTKGDLPPREVALGQHSADSLKSQNDKLEEAAQLSFSDDHNLVSGLTTKNGLSQNASEDYSLPQIILHSSGFSFVMEQNVHDPHKESAMKLSNNLDSLNEQKTPSHNSTLNGPEHLQQILPGANASTLLLDTEPHKSSVPQVENTEHKHLQSHNSMNVIRTHRQEAAPSLQPGITFHTVNNCFLSDYPALPTRVNRKTKSGLVPVEEPPSKQKSISQNRNKYEQEELSNGRDVQTENTIEKASQDEATISTPTSDPPKTNEPYVPGTRQSMLMSSDVQKTVTTHSSQINTENNVYPSAYPALPTKRSLKTKSGLVPAEEPPSKQKSISQNRNKYEQEEASKGRDVQTKNTIEKTSQVKATISPSTIDPTKTDDPYVPGTEQSMLMSSDVEKTVDTHSSQRKQDKPILQKKQVEDFSNPERIVYPLQETPMQQEASVEQSKPPNNLEITPEEEDMLTWQTSNRQVCCIL
- the LOC143770142 gene encoding uncharacterized protein LOC143770142 isoform X2, which translates into the protein MMPTAYYHLGKEVLTPRDQFLVMPPWDSNKLPPKFLQGPADKKTDQAQPAPLLQQKAVKVKSTNPATGKKSKETIKPQPHSPAVKHTNSPQPGSSSHGNTAKSHRFPANHKPPTAKPVPAAPTVNATTKKVSKTKPQNSTFLKPKTSTKIPPRFPNVSSAIQNKKAGLLPTPGTFVNGSPFYTNCMPMVAHAGTKPNVSYASACKSNLNTNQFNHGGQQFPPNNVRFVVNPGVNSSNVPQFSNVPQFSNVPQFSNVPQSSGAEHRPSIQPGSVIKQNIEQLLSQYDGGLSVFQLQKLYLTKFRQPLKFRGSVTLKHLLVELKDVVKTEGVGVQMLVYPGSARRNPSMPAKGDQDAALKHTVSFLTKGDLPPREVALGQHSADSLKSQNDKLEEAAQLSFSDDHNLVSGLTTKNGLSQNASEDYSLPQIILHSSGFSFVMEQNVHDPHKESAMKLSNNLDSLNEQKTPSHNSTLNGPEHLQQILPGANASTLLLDTEPHKSSVPQVENTEHKHLQSHNSMNVIRTHRQEAAPSLQPGITFHTVNNCFLSDYPALPTRVNRKTKSGLVPVEEPPSKQKSISQNRNKYEQEELSNGRDVQTENTIEKASQDEATISTPTSDPPKTNEPYVPGTRQSMLMSSDVQKTVTTHSSQINTENNVYPSAYPALPTKRSLKTKSGLVPAEEPPSKQKSISQNRNKYEQEEASKGRDVQTKNTIEKTSQVKATISPSTIDPTKTDDPYVPGTEQSMLMSSDVEKTVDTHSSQRKQDKPILQKKQVEDFSNPERIVYPLQETPMQQEASVEQSKPPNNLEITPEEEDMLTWQTSNRQVCCIL